From a region of the Oligoflexia bacterium genome:
- a CDS encoding biotin--[acetyl-CoA-carboxylase] ligase — translation MNELPFDLSETAARLCKRPNFGWNYVGLETVDSTQTYSKTHTDDFTKPTLIVAKHQAEGRGRGTNTWEDDGHGKSFLSTWFMELYGEGADPRWTLGIGLYLYESLSEAFKFVRFSLKAPNDIYIGDKKVGGVIAEHTQEGDVHYLHIGVGLNIFSYPTQHAATATHLNAYTGSDQLSSDTWAQFLDYFGTRLVHLEKRAAGQEEAWLKKLSPRLVSALNRHPAYQENPVKLVEGNGSLVLERGKINWQEL, via the coding sequence ATGAACGAACTTCCATTTGATTTATCAGAAACAGCGGCCCGTCTTTGCAAACGTCCCAACTTTGGTTGGAATTATGTGGGTCTTGAAACTGTCGATAGCACACAAACATATTCAAAAACACATACTGATGATTTCACAAAGCCCACTTTGATTGTTGCAAAACATCAAGCCGAGGGTCGTGGACGCGGAACAAACACATGGGAAGACGACGGGCACGGCAAAAGTTTTCTCTCAACATGGTTTATGGAACTTTACGGTGAAGGTGCTGACCCACGATGGACTCTTGGCATTGGTTTGTATCTTTATGAATCTTTGAGCGAAGCATTTAAATTTGTACGATTTAGCCTCAAAGCTCCTAATGATATTTATATTGGTGATAAAAAAGTGGGCGGCGTTATTGCTGAGCACACCCAAGAGGGCGATGTTCACTATTTACATATTGGTGTTGGTCTTAATATTTTCTCCTATCCAACTCAACATGCTGCGACGGCAACGCATCTCAATGCCTATACAGGGTCTGATCAACTAAGCTCTGACACATGGGCTCAGTTTTTAGATTACTTTGGAACACGTCTTGTTCATTTAGAAAAGCGCGCTGCTGGGCAAGAAGAAGCATGGCTTAAAAAACTTTCTCCTCGATTAGTTTCTGCCCTTAATCGTCACCCCGCATATCAAGAAAACCCCGTGAAGCTTGTAGAAGGAAATGGGTCTCTTGTTCTTGAGCGCGGTAAGATCAACTGGCAAGAACTTTGA
- the nadC gene encoding carboxylating nicotinate-nucleotide diphosphorylase, producing the protein MIDINTIVKQALQEDMPSGDITTDSLGFENKSGKAKLLAKQDLTLSGCTLFDATFKLLDSKTEIKWHFKDGDRVTRGQNICELSGKLSVLLKGERTALNFLGHLSGIATLTSLFVEKTKGTRCKITDTRKTTPGFRNLEKNAVLHGGGSNHRMNLSDGILIKENHIRAAGSILECVKLTRSQHPKMPVEVEVTNLDEINEALSCNTERILLDNMNNELTEKAVKLIAGKSIIEASGNMTLDRIESVAKLGVDFISVGQITHSAPNADVSLLFER; encoded by the coding sequence GTGATTGATATAAACACTATTGTTAAACAAGCACTCCAAGAAGACATGCCCTCAGGTGATATCACCACCGATAGTTTGGGGTTTGAAAATAAATCAGGTAAAGCAAAACTTCTAGCCAAACAAGATCTCACACTTTCAGGGTGCACACTCTTTGATGCTACTTTTAAGCTCTTAGATTCCAAAACCGAAATTAAATGGCATTTTAAAGATGGCGATCGCGTAACGCGAGGGCAAAACATCTGTGAACTTTCAGGAAAATTATCTGTATTACTAAAAGGTGAGCGTACGGCACTTAATTTTTTAGGCCATCTCTCAGGCATTGCGACTTTGACATCTCTGTTTGTTGAGAAAACAAAGGGCACACGATGTAAAATCACTGATACCCGCAAAACAACACCCGGTTTTCGTAACTTAGAGAAAAATGCTGTTTTACATGGTGGGGGCAGTAATCATCGCATGAATCTTTCTGACGGTATTTTGATCAAAGAAAATCATATTCGAGCCGCCGGAAGTATTCTTGAGTGTGTAAAACTCACACGTTCTCAGCATCCAAAGATGCCCGTAGAGGTCGAAGTAACCAATCTTGATGAAATTAATGAAGCCCTTAGCTGCAATACAGAGCGCATTTTACTCGATAATATGAATAACGAGCTCACAGAGAAGGCCGTTAAACTTATCGCTGGAAAAAGTATTATTGAAGCAAGTGGCAACATGACTCTTGACCGAATCGAATCTGTGGCTAAACTAGGGGTTGATTTCATCAGTGTTGGTCAAATCACCCATTCAGCGCCAAATGCTGATGTAAGTTTACTTTTTGAAAGGTAA
- a CDS encoding response regulator — protein sequence MPLKVLLADDSAAIKKVVQLSLQDFGVELRSVGSGKDVMDVARSFKPDIAFVDVLLPHKTGYEIATEIKSDASLKKTPVIMLWSSFMAFDDAKFKASGAEDKLEKPFEVSGLRSLITKYVQKSQTNPIAKHLDFPALDFAMPAQTTQTNSAIPKPEQPVGWNMDSFDDISAFMKETQPDKTSTPITSEPMSSEMPAAPDNTIWSGDNEWVRKDLGKFQVPIPDEGQEENTVAFQYSESAISNSDFLLKPSATPAHSEPVELNTPPAEPITPTPKTPSKTGVTEIGSPLHAQFESSHTQVDPKTLVNMDELRAETRKIIEQVVWKVVPEIATNIIREELKRLLNEESK from the coding sequence ATGCCCTTAAAAGTTCTGTTAGCAGACGATAGTGCTGCTATCAAAAAGGTCGTTCAACTTTCTCTCCAAGATTTTGGAGTAGAATTGCGTTCTGTCGGATCTGGCAAAGATGTGATGGATGTGGCTCGTAGTTTTAAGCCGGATATCGCATTTGTTGACGTACTGCTTCCTCATAAAACCGGTTACGAGATCGCAACTGAAATCAAAAGTGACGCAAGCTTAAAAAAAACTCCGGTTATTATGCTTTGGAGCTCATTTATGGCATTTGATGATGCCAAGTTCAAAGCCTCTGGAGCAGAAGACAAATTAGAAAAGCCTTTTGAAGTTTCAGGCCTTCGCTCACTCATCACAAAATACGTTCAAAAATCTCAAACTAATCCTATCGCTAAGCATCTTGATTTTCCGGCTCTAGATTTTGCAATGCCCGCACAAACAACACAGACAAATTCAGCAATACCAAAACCTGAACAACCGGTGGGATGGAACATGGATTCGTTTGATGACATTTCAGCATTTATGAAAGAAACCCAACCAGACAAAACTTCAACACCGATAACTTCTGAACCTATGAGCAGCGAAATGCCCGCGGCCCCTGACAATACTATTTGGTCTGGTGATAACGAGTGGGTTAGAAAAGATTTAGGTAAATTTCAAGTTCCCATTCCCGATGAAGGCCAAGAAGAAAACACAGTGGCGTTTCAATACAGCGAATCAGCTATTTCAAATTCTGATTTTCTTTTAAAGCCATCAGCCACTCCAGCACATAGCGAACCAGTTGAGCTCAATACACCACCAGCTGAACCGATCACACCTACACCCAAGACACCTTCGAAAACGGGTGTTACAGAAATCGGCTCACCCTTACATGCGCAATTTGAATCATCGCACACACAAGTTGATCCAAAAACATTGGTAAATATGGATGAGCTTCGAGCAGAGACTAGAAAAATAATTGAACAAGTTGTTTGGAAAGTAGTCCCAGAAATTGCCACAAATATTATTCGCGAAGAACTTAAACGGCTTTTGAACGAAGAATCGAAGTGA
- the lptG gene encoding LPS export ABC transporter permease LptG has protein sequence MLSIIDRYISKEFLKYFAAALIVFSTLFLVVDMLSTVWQLKGDSTTIWRYYLYNLPMIIYRMTPVSCLMATIFTISVMSRNNELVALFSSGLSLARAAAPILVMTLLIAIGSFFVSDKLIPSFTKLRNYIYFVEIKKQPWFYYTVKVNKIWYRSKDLIYNIKTLNPEKNLVQGLTIYYFNPDWQLTQVIVAAEGHFQGSNWILQNGSVTLFLDDSSFPLTQTFKEKTITLDEKPTDIQGIDANSDLMTVGELRRYIKKNKDAALDTTRYEVAYHGKFAFAFVSFVMAFLGIPFSVSKDKSGSFALSIGLCFGFVFMYWTLVSIGLSLGRNGTVNAFLAAWTPNAVMLSMAVFFLLRLKK, from the coding sequence GTGTTATCAATCATCGATCGTTACATATCAAAGGAGTTTTTAAAGTACTTTGCCGCCGCGCTCATAGTATTTTCAACGCTATTTCTAGTCGTTGATATGCTATCGACCGTTTGGCAGCTAAAGGGCGATAGCACCACCATCTGGCGTTACTATCTCTATAATCTTCCGATGATTATATACCGCATGACACCTGTGAGTTGCCTCATGGCAACGATATTCACGATTAGTGTGATGAGTCGCAATAATGAACTGGTGGCCCTTTTTAGTTCAGGTTTAAGTCTTGCGCGCGCCGCAGCACCGATTTTGGTCATGACCTTACTCATCGCCATTGGGAGTTTTTTCGTAAGCGATAAGCTCATTCCATCATTTACGAAACTGAGAAATTACATCTACTTTGTCGAAATTAAAAAACAACCTTGGTTTTACTATACCGTTAAGGTGAATAAAATTTGGTATCGCAGTAAAGATCTCATCTACAATATCAAAACTTTGAATCCTGAAAAAAATCTTGTTCAAGGTTTAACAATTTATTATTTCAATCCTGATTGGCAACTCACGCAAGTTATCGTCGCAGCAGAAGGGCATTTTCAGGGCTCTAACTGGATTTTACAAAACGGTTCGGTCACACTTTTTTTGGATGACTCAAGTTTTCCGCTCACTCAGACGTTTAAAGAAAAAACCATTACTCTTGATGAAAAGCCTACAGATATTCAAGGTATTGATGCCAACAGTGATCTCATGACGGTGGGAGAACTGAGGCGATATATTAAAAAGAATAAAGATGCAGCCCTTGATACCACTCGCTATGAAGTCGCTTATCACGGAAAATTTGCCTTTGCCTTTGTGAGTTTTGTAATGGCGTTTTTAGGAATACCATTTAGTGTTTCTAAAGATAAAAGCGGAAGTTTTGCTCTGAGCATTGGACTCTGTTTTGGCTTTGTTTTTATGTACTGGACGCTTGTTTCTATAGGTTTAAGCCTTGGTAGAAACGGTACTGTGAATGCGTTTTTAGCAGCTTGGACACCAAATGCCGTGATGCTCTCAATGGCCGTTTTCTTTCTCTTGCGCCTTAAAAAATAA
- the def gene encoding peptide deformylase — protein MKGASVAILGIKTYPDDVLKQVAKPVTEVTPELVKLAEDMLETMYAAPGIGLAAPQVGESIRLIVIDSRMRDENGRADYTDMTELEKQVSFPLRLFNPVILLSEGSATFDEGCLSVPGFVETVRRANYVEVEALDSQNKKIHIKTDGLLSICIQHEIDHLDGKLFIDRLSTVKRALIKSKIKKHGYPDSADQKQHIL, from the coding sequence TTGAAAGGTGCTTCTGTGGCGATTTTGGGAATCAAAACATATCCAGATGACGTTCTCAAACAGGTCGCAAAGCCTGTCACTGAAGTAACTCCTGAATTAGTGAAGCTAGCAGAAGACATGCTTGAGACAATGTATGCTGCCCCCGGTATTGGGCTTGCGGCTCCTCAAGTGGGAGAATCAATTAGACTCATTGTTATTGATTCGCGCATGCGCGATGAAAACGGCCGGGCTGATTACACAGATATGACTGAGCTTGAAAAACAGGTGAGTTTTCCTTTGAGACTATTTAATCCGGTAATATTATTAAGTGAAGGAAGTGCAACTTTTGATGAGGGGTGTCTTTCTGTACCGGGTTTTGTCGAGACAGTGCGGCGCGCTAATTATGTGGAAGTCGAAGCACTTGATTCTCAGAATAAAAAAATCCACATTAAAACTGATGGCTTGCTTTCAATATGTATTCAGCATGAAATAGACCATCTTGACGGAAAACTTTTTATTGATCGCTTAAGCACGGTAAAACGCGCTTTGATTAAGTCGAAAATCAAAAAGCATGGTTACCCCGATAGTGCAGATCAAAAACAGCATATTTTGTAA
- the fmt gene encoding methionyl-tRNA formyltransferase — MKIKVVFLGTPEFACPTLDYLLSEHDQYEVCGVVTQPSKPSGRNLEVKKSRVQELAESHLNTLSRLQKKFPILLPPNINDVSVLKQIQALDAHIAVVVAYGQILHPAFMTIFKHGAVNVHASLLPRWRGAAPIAWALLKQDPVTGVTLQKIATKLDSGDIIGQHQVVLDETWDASILYTELSKRGADLVRRYLPDYVSGKLKTTPQDETKVTLAPKITKEQGHIDWNNTAKDICAQINALTPWPGTWTTRDAKQLKVLRANPIEYQSKEKPGSVISVDKTNFVVQCGEGSSLMVLVVQPESRARMPASAYLKGYPFKKGDFLGG, encoded by the coding sequence ATGAAAATTAAAGTCGTTTTTTTAGGTACACCAGAGTTTGCTTGTCCGACATTAGATTATCTATTGTCAGAACATGATCAATACGAAGTTTGTGGTGTGGTCACCCAACCTTCAAAACCTTCAGGTCGTAATCTTGAAGTTAAAAAATCAAGAGTTCAAGAGTTAGCTGAGTCACATCTCAACACACTCAGTAGGCTTCAAAAAAAGTTTCCGATACTTTTGCCTCCCAATATCAATGACGTATCGGTATTAAAACAAATTCAAGCGCTTGATGCCCATATTGCCGTCGTTGTGGCTTACGGGCAGATTTTGCATCCTGCATTTATGACGATTTTTAAACATGGCGCTGTGAATGTTCACGCAAGTCTTCTCCCTCGCTGGCGAGGAGCAGCCCCTATTGCTTGGGCGCTTTTAAAACAAGATCCTGTCACAGGTGTGACGCTTCAAAAAATCGCAACAAAACTTGATTCAGGAGACATCATTGGCCAACATCAAGTCGTTTTAGATGAAACTTGGGATGCATCGATACTCTACACAGAATTAAGTAAACGTGGTGCAGATTTAGTTCGTCGCTATTTACCTGATTACGTCTCTGGAAAATTAAAAACAACACCACAAGATGAAACAAAAGTTACTTTGGCTCCGAAGATCACAAAAGAACAAGGCCATATTGACTGGAATAATACAGCTAAAGATATTTGTGCTCAGATCAATGCATTAACACCTTGGCCGGGTACCTGGACAACACGGGATGCAAAGCAGTTAAAAGTTCTAAGAGCAAATCCTATTGAATATCAAAGTAAAGAAAAACCAGGTTCGGTCATCAGTGTTGATAAAACAAATTTTGTTGTTCAATGCGGAGAAGGTTCTTCACTTATGGTTTTAGTGGTGCAGCCCGAGAGTCGTGCGCGTATGCCTGCATCTGCTTATCTTAAAGGTTATCCTTTCAAAAAAGGAGACTTCCTTGGCGGCTGA
- the rpe gene encoding ribulose-phosphate 3-epimerase has product MAADVLIAPSILSCDFARLGEEILKAEAAGADWVHVDVMDGHFVDNLTIGPPVIACIKKVASRPLDVHLMIERPELSIERYVKAGADYLTIHVEATKDPTQVLKNIRSFGAKPGITLRPGTPLNEIIKYLEHVDLVLVMTVNPGWGGQAFMPEQLEKVKTLKAWADKNNPKLFIEVDGGINATTAPQARAAGANVFVAGNAVFKTDDYKKAIESLRG; this is encoded by the coding sequence TTGGCGGCTGATGTACTTATAGCCCCAAGTATTCTCTCTTGCGATTTTGCACGTCTTGGTGAAGAAATTTTAAAAGCTGAAGCCGCAGGTGCTGATTGGGTTCATGTAGATGTCATGGACGGTCACTTTGTCGATAATCTCACAATTGGCCCCCCAGTTATTGCGTGTATTAAAAAAGTTGCGAGTCGTCCACTTGATGTTCACTTGATGATTGAGCGCCCTGAATTAAGTATTGAGCGTTATGTTAAAGCGGGTGCTGATTATTTAACAATTCATGTAGAGGCCACGAAAGATCCGACTCAAGTGTTAAAAAATATTCGAAGTTTTGGTGCTAAACCTGGAATTACTTTGCGGCCGGGAACTCCTTTAAATGAAATTATAAAATATCTTGAACATGTAGATCTTGTTTTGGTGATGACGGTTAATCCCGGTTGGGGTGGTCAGGCCTTTATGCCCGAGCAGCTTGAAAAAGTAAAAACACTTAAAGCTTGGGCTGATAAAAATAATCCCAAGCTCTTTATTGAAGTAGACGGTGGTATTAATGCTACAACGGCGCCACAAGCAAGAGCTGCTGGAGCAAATGTTTTTGTTGCAGGAAATGCAGTGTTTAAAACCGACGATTATAAAAAAGCCATTGAGTCTTTAAGAGGTTAA
- the hutH gene encoding histidine ammonia-lyase yields MKITGENLNIENVWLVAYGQEKVELAPSCKKKMLESRRYIEQFLKKGKTVYGVNTGFGALSSVSISNDQIIELQKNLIRSHSVGVGEIFTIEETRAILLLRANALARGHSGVRVDVVEKLLEFLNKNVMPVVPGQGSVGASGDLAPLAHVALALMGEGEVIYKNKRMKTSNALKAARIEPILLQAKEGLSLINGCQVMTAVGLLNTYEARRLNWLTDLAGSMSLEAMRGARSAFDPLIAATRAHPGEAKTARNLLRIMGKNSKISLSHEDCGRVQDAYSLRCMPQVHGAAKDTLRYVSGILEVESNSSTDNPLVFADKKKVLSCGNFHGEPVAFALDFLGISVAATASISECRIEKLINPAMSGLPAFLAENSGLNSGMMIVQVAAASLVSENKILSHPASVDSIPTSADKEDHVSMGTIAARKLGKIVRNAENVCAMELLCAAQGLDFLKPLKPSAGVLSGYNAIRKVVPYASKDRTFHIDITAIRELIRSGKLLKAVTDVTGDLEW; encoded by the coding sequence ATGAAAATTACAGGTGAAAATCTCAACATTGAAAACGTGTGGCTCGTGGCATATGGCCAAGAAAAAGTAGAGCTAGCCCCGAGCTGTAAAAAAAAGATGCTCGAAAGTCGTCGTTATATTGAGCAGTTTCTTAAAAAAGGGAAAACTGTTTACGGAGTCAACACTGGCTTTGGTGCTTTGAGCTCGGTTTCTATTTCTAATGATCAAATAATCGAACTACAAAAAAATCTTATTCGTTCACACTCAGTGGGTGTTGGCGAAATTTTCACAATTGAAGAAACAAGGGCTATTTTACTTTTGCGCGCAAATGCTTTAGCTCGAGGTCATAGTGGTGTGCGTGTTGATGTGGTTGAAAAACTTTTAGAATTTTTAAATAAAAACGTTATGCCGGTCGTGCCTGGTCAAGGAAGTGTTGGCGCAAGTGGTGATCTTGCACCTCTTGCACATGTGGCACTTGCACTGATGGGTGAAGGCGAAGTTATTTATAAAAATAAACGTATGAAAACTTCGAATGCATTAAAAGCAGCACGCATCGAACCGATATTGCTGCAAGCTAAAGAGGGCTTATCGTTAATTAATGGTTGCCAAGTGATGACAGCCGTCGGGTTACTCAATACTTATGAGGCCAGACGACTTAATTGGCTCACTGATCTTGCGGGCAGCATGTCTTTAGAGGCAATGAGAGGTGCGAGATCAGCCTTTGATCCTTTAATCGCTGCGACACGGGCGCATCCCGGTGAGGCAAAAACTGCACGTAATCTTTTAAGAATCATGGGCAAAAATTCAAAAATTTCACTGAGTCATGAAGATTGTGGCAGAGTTCAAGACGCATATTCTTTAAGGTGCATGCCCCAAGTTCATGGCGCTGCCAAAGACACACTTCGCTATGTTTCGGGCATATTAGAAGTTGAATCTAATAGTTCAACTGATAACCCACTTGTTTTTGCTGATAAGAAAAAAGTTTTAAGCTGCGGCAATTTTCATGGTGAACCAGTGGCGTTCGCCTTAGATTTTTTAGGCATCAGTGTTGCCGCCACTGCATCAATTAGTGAATGTCGTATTGAAAAATTAATTAACCCAGCCATGAGCGGGCTCCCAGCATTTTTAGCAGAAAATAGTGGGTTAAATTCTGGAATGATGATTGTGCAAGTTGCGGCAGCTTCCTTGGTGAGCGAAAATAAAATATTAAGCCACCCGGCTAGTGTTGATAGTATTCCCACATCAGCTGATAAAGAAGATCACGTGAGCATGGGTACAATTGCAGCTCGAAAACTTGGCAAAATTGTTCGCAACGCTGAAAATGTTTGCGCTATGGAGCTCCTGTGTGCGGCTCAAGGACTTGATTTTTTAAAACCACTTAAACCATCAGCTGGAGTTTTAAGCGGGTATAACGCTATTCGAAAAGTTGTGCCCTATGCTTCTAAAGATCGTACATTTCACATTGATATTACGGCTATTCGTGAATTAATCCGTTCAGGAAAATTGTTAAAAGCAGTTACAGATGTCACCGGAGATTTAGAATGGTAA
- the hutU gene encoding urocanate hydratase, whose translation MVSGPRKVKAPTGSALTCKGWLQEAAYRMIQNNLDPAVAEKPNELIVYGGLGKAARNWECFDKILKSLESLSDDETLLIQSGKAVGIFKTHRDAPRVLLANSNLVPKWANWEHFNELDQKGLMMYGQMTAGSWIYIGSQGIIQGTYETFAECGRQHFDDNLSNRWVLTAGLGGMGGAQPLAAAFAGASSLSIEVDPERIKKRLQSAYIDEEAPTLEEAVARVKQYAKEGKARSVAYCGNMSEVIHQLIEMNVVPDILTDQTSAHDPLNGYVPEGYTPGINGTATALRKSDSKKYLALAMTSIKKHVEGMLKLKSMGAVTFDYGNNIRAMAKEAGCEKAFDIPGFVPEYIRPLFCEGQGPFRWVALSGDPNDIKVTDDALLELFPHNKKLHNWINKAQERIKFQGLPARICWLGYGERDKAGLLFNDLVKKRLVKAPIVIGRDHLDCGSVASPNRETEGMLDGSDAVADWPILNALLNTACGATWVSFHQGGGVGMGYSLHAGQVIVADGTVEAALRLRRVLTADPGMGIIRHVDAGYTKAQQVARERGVQIP comes from the coding sequence ATGGTAAGTGGCCCACGAAAAGTTAAAGCCCCAACAGGTTCTGCACTCACTTGCAAAGGTTGGCTTCAAGAAGCTGCTTATAGAATGATTCAAAATAATTTAGACCCAGCTGTTGCAGAAAAGCCAAATGAACTTATCGTCTATGGAGGGCTGGGAAAAGCCGCTCGCAATTGGGAATGTTTTGATAAAATATTAAAATCTTTAGAAAGCCTTTCAGACGATGAGACCTTACTTATTCAAAGTGGAAAAGCTGTAGGCATTTTTAAAACACATCGTGACGCCCCAAGAGTTTTACTCGCAAATAGTAATCTTGTTCCCAAATGGGCTAATTGGGAACATTTCAACGAGCTCGATCAAAAAGGTCTTATGATGTATGGCCAAATGACCGCTGGCTCATGGATTTATATTGGCTCACAAGGAATCATTCAAGGTACTTACGAAACTTTTGCTGAATGTGGTCGACAACATTTTGATGATAATCTTTCAAATCGCTGGGTTTTAACAGCGGGGTTAGGCGGCATGGGTGGAGCTCAACCTTTAGCTGCTGCATTTGCCGGGGCGTCAAGTCTAAGTATTGAAGTAGATCCAGAAAGAATTAAAAAACGTTTGCAATCAGCATATATCGATGAAGAAGCTCCCACCTTAGAAGAAGCTGTAGCGCGAGTGAAGCAGTATGCAAAAGAAGGCAAAGCTCGAAGTGTTGCGTATTGTGGAAACATGAGTGAAGTCATTCATCAGCTTATCGAAATGAATGTTGTACCAGATATCTTAACTGATCAAACAAGTGCCCATGATCCGCTTAATGGCTATGTTCCTGAGGGTTACACGCCAGGAATAAACGGCACAGCAACGGCATTAAGAAAATCTGATTCTAAAAAATATTTAGCACTCGCAATGACGTCGATCAAAAAACATGTTGAAGGTATGCTCAAACTTAAAAGCATGGGTGCTGTAACTTTTGATTACGGGAACAACATTCGCGCCATGGCTAAAGAAGCAGGGTGTGAAAAGGCATTTGATATTCCAGGTTTTGTTCCTGAATATATTCGCCCGCTTTTTTGTGAGGGCCAAGGCCCGTTTAGATGGGTGGCACTATCGGGTGATCCCAACGATATTAAAGTAACTGACGATGCGTTGTTAGAACTTTTTCCTCACAATAAAAAACTTCATAACTGGATCAACAAGGCACAAGAGCGCATTAAATTTCAAGGTTTGCCCGCAAGAATTTGTTGGCTTGGTTATGGTGAGCGCGACAAAGCGGGGCTTTTGTTTAATGACCTAGTTAAAAAACGTTTAGTAAAAGCTCCGATTGTTATTGGGCGTGATCATCTTGACTGTGGAAGTGTTGCCAGCCCCAATCGTGAAACTGAGGGCATGCTTGATGGCAGTGATGCTGTCGCTGATTGGCCAATACTTAATGCACTTTTAAATACGGCTTGTGGCGCTACTTGGGTGAGCTTTCATCAAGGTGGTGGTGTTGGTATGGGTTATAGCCTTCATGCTGGGCAAGTTATCGTCGCTGACGGAACCGTCGAAGCAGCACTTCGCTTGCGTCGTGTGTTAACGGCAGATCCAGGCATGGGTATTATTCGACATGTAGATGCTGGATACACAAAGGCTCAGCAAGTTGCTCGTGAACGTGGTGTGCAAATTCCATGA
- the hutI gene encoding imidazolonepropionase, which produces MIVIHNIGQLVTLEGAVKKQGRNIVFQDLGIITDACLVLNGIGRKCKVEWVGKSSDLPKKYNKAKKINANKQLVMPGFVDSHTHLVFAGDRSREFEMRLAGHTYQEIALAGGGIVKTMTATRLISQADLLKISLKRVDTFLRQGVTTFEIKTGYGLDFDSEEKCLKIIDKLKKTTPATIVATFLAAHAVPPEYKGKKTEYTKLVATKWLPKLKKYCDYLDMFLDEGYFDKEDAEVLLTQAQKYKIRIKLHADELKLTGGTQTACKFNALSADHLLQISQKEIELLSKSEVTATLLPTTAFFLKAAYAPARRLLDSGARVALATDFNPGTSPTQDISLVAVLAALQMHMKTEEIITALTLNGAYALGLAEKKGALLKGYDADFIMLESNSVAKVFYEFGQVQRNLKVFTNGSFYS; this is translated from the coding sequence ATGATCGTCATTCATAATATCGGTCAACTTGTCACACTTGAAGGTGCAGTTAAAAAACAAGGCCGTAATATTGTATTTCAAGATCTTGGTATCATCACTGACGCATGTCTTGTGCTCAATGGCATTGGGCGCAAATGCAAAGTTGAGTGGGTCGGAAAATCAAGTGATCTGCCAAAGAAATATAATAAAGCTAAAAAGATAAACGCAAATAAGCAATTGGTCATGCCCGGGTTTGTTGACAGTCACACCCATCTTGTTTTTGCGGGCGATCGTTCTCGAGAATTTGAAATGCGACTTGCTGGTCACACCTACCAAGAAATAGCACTCGCAGGTGGCGGCATTGTTAAAACAATGACGGCAACACGCTTAATTTCTCAAGCTGATTTATTAAAAATAAGTTTAAAGCGAGTGGACACTTTTTTACGTCAAGGTGTTACCACTTTTGAAATTAAAACGGGTTACGGTCTTGATTTTGATTCAGAAGAAAAATGCTTAAAAATAATCGATAAACTTAAAAAAACAACACCCGCAACGATTGTCGCCACATTTTTAGCCGCCCATGCGGTTCCACCAGAATATAAAGGCAAAAAAACAGAATACACAAAGCTCGTAGCAACAAAGTGGCTCCCCAAGCTAAAAAAGTATTGTGATTACCTCGATATGTTTTTAGATGAAGGTTATTTTGACAAAGAAGATGCTGAAGTACTTTTAACTCAAGCACAGAAGTATAAAATACGTATAAAGCTTCATGCCGATGAACTCAAACTTACAGGTGGCACACAAACGGCTTGTAAGTTTAATGCGCTATCGGCTGATCATTTGCTTCAGATTTCGCAAAAAGAAATTGAGCTACTTTCAAAAAGTGAAGTGACTGCCACACTTTTACCCACTACAGCATTTTTTCTAAAAGCCGCCTATGCTCCAGCAAGAAGGCTTCTTGATAGCGGTGCACGCGTAGCCTTGGCCACAGATTTCAACCCAGGTACTTCTCCAACCCAAGATATTTCTTTAGTGGCCGTGCTTGCTGCACTTCAAATGCACATGAAGACAGAAGAAATAATTACAGCACTTACGCTCAATGGTGCCTACGCCTTAGGTCTAGCTGAAAAAAAGGGAGCACTATTAAAGGGTTATGATGCTGATTTTATAATGCTTGAGTCAAACAGTGTTGCAAAGGTGTTTTACGAGTTCGGGCAGGTGCAAAGAAATCTCAAAGTTTTCACCAATGGATCCTTTTACTCTTAA